Part of the Paenibacillus guangzhouensis genome is shown below.
CATCTGTCAGCGCAATGAGGATCGGAATTCCCTCAAGCTGCGAGCTGGTCTTCTTTCCAAAAAAATCCATTGCTGATATGACTTCACTATACATATTCCGAATTTTCCGGAGCTCTTCTTTAGTTAGACGGTTCCTCGAGAAAGGGATAGCGCTCGGGATCAGCCCTGACTCCAGGCATCTTTTTTTGGATTCAACAATGTATGAAGCTTCCATGGGTCATTCCGTTCCTTTCATTCAACGCAAAAAAAGTATGATATTCTCAAAGGATACCATACTTATTGAAATAAAACTTCCAAAATATTCTGAACATTGCACTTGCATAGGAAAAAAGTCATATAGATGTCATGGTTTGAAGGTGCATCTGCATCGAGAGAAAAGCCAAATTTCTCACGTAAGCCGCATAAAATAAAGGGATTGTAACCATCGATCGCTAATTTATTCCAGCTGATCATGATCGTCGGAGGTCGTAATCGCATATGAAAAAGGTCCTAGTTCACATACGAAAAGGAAAGCTTGATCCTTGGTTCAATCGATCCCTTGAACGTAGATAGTTGTTGCGGTTAATGGGGATACGCCGTAGCGAATAACACACCGCACGGTCCACCGTCAGGATTGATTCCCATCTCGGCCTCTGATCCATCAGCGCGGAATAATGGCCGATAGAATTCTCCGATCATCGATGCTGATGCATTCGCATAATGGCAGATGAATGCGCGGCGGAACCGGTCTTTTGATTTGTTGCGATAGGAACCATGAATGAGGTTTCCATTGAAGAATAGAACATCGCCTTTGTCCATGACGGCTGGAATCGCTTGCTGATCTTTGGGCGGCTTAACGTAATGGGTTGTGAAGGATTCCTGTTGATCAGCACGGTCAGGACAGACAATGTCATACTTGTTCGTCTTGGGCACTATCAGCATGCCTCCGTTTTCTTCATCCGCCGCATCAATCGCCGTCCAAGCTGCAATGCAGTTGCCCGGTTCGACCTTAAGATAGAAATTATCTTGATGCAGCGCTTGACCTCTGGAGCCAGGCGGCTTGTAGTAGAACATACTCTGTGCGGCTAGCGGTTCCTCTTCATAGAGATCCCTTAAGACATCCAGCACAGGTGCATGCAGCATATAACGCTTTGCTGTATCATTAAATCGATGCGGGTGCATCACACGTGGATAACGTGCGAGCGGATCGCTCTCGTCAGCATCCAATTGAGGTTCGAAATGACCTGGTATGGTCTGCCTGCTCATCATCTCAAACGTCTCTTCGATGATCCGCACATCAACCTCAGCAAATAGACCCTTCACGATCAAAAAACCTTCTTGCTCAAACTGCTCCTTCTGCTCCTTCGTTAATACACGTCGTGTATATGACATCATTAGCGCCTCCCTTGAACATCCTTCACCTTCATTCTTCTCCTACAGTATATGCGAGAGACCCACTGGATCTAAATCATCGATCCTGCTAATCTCTCACACAATTCTGCTATTCTTCTTGTCGAGCGTCCTGCTGCGTCATATGATTAGGGGAATATGAGTTGGATCGGAAGGGAGAGATCGGGATGTATCAAGAGTACACGAAGATGACGTTCGAAGAGGAACAACGGATCATCATTGCAGGGCACTACCATGCACCAGATACGTATGCATCCAAGCGGCCCTATGGGCGGAAGGATTGGCTCATGATCTATACGCTTGGCGGGGAAGGGTACGCGTCAACACCTAACATGAATGTCATCTGCCGGACGGGTGACATGACGCTATTGAAGCCTGGGATACCGCATCACTACGGTACGCGTAAAGGGGAGATATGGCATATGGTATGGGCACATTTCTCGGATCAACGCATGGAACCGCATTTACTGCCGCATCATGAAATCCATCAACAGCCGATCGAAAATGAATCCGCTCGTCACCGCATTTACAGTGCATTCGAGCGAATGATTACCGATTCAACTGAAGGTGGACCCTATGCCCAGGAGCTCTGTTACAATGCGTTACGTGAAATTCTCATGCTGCTTGCGCAGCGCGGGATGCAGAAGCTCGATGCACGTGTAGAAGAAACACTATTCCTCCTCTCACAGCATATTCGCGACCCTTTGAAGGTCGATGTCATTGCGAGAAAAGTCGGTCTTTCTCCATCGAGATTATCGCATCTATTCAAAGAAAACACCGGGTGCTCCATGATTGAAATGCTCAATCAAATGCGGATCCGTCAAGCGGCATTACTCCTGAAGCATACCGATCGGAGCGCATTTGAAGTGAGCCAGGATGTAGGGTTTCATAATTATAATCATTTCATTAATCAATTTCGCAAACTGATCCATATGACGCCAAGCGCTTATCGTGAACAAGATCCATTATGACGGTGCATGAAGAATATCATTCGCCACTTGATCGAGCGTCACGCGCGCAAGCTCTTGCTCCATCGCCTGCTGCGCTCTAGCGAAATTCATCTCCAGCGTGCTCTGTATGTTTTTACCCACGATGCACGCAGGATTCGGATTCTCATGGATCGCGAACAGTTCTTCTTGCACACCAACTTGAACGGCGCGATACACGTCAAGGAGCGTAATATCATGCAGCGGACGGACCAAGGTCGCTCCGGCTACACCCGGACTGGAATGGATTAATCCAGCTTTATTCAATAAGCTCATCATCCGTCTGATGACGACGGGATTCGTATTCACACTTCCTGCAATAAGTTCTGAAGTAATACGTCCTGATTTATGAAGTTCAAGCAGCGTCAAGATATGGACCGCGACGGAAAAACGACTGCTAATCATCCTCATTCCTCCTCTGTCTACAGCAATTTACGCTGTAACGATTATAGTTACACAGCAATCAAAAGTCAATTTCGGGTACAAAAAGAGCATCCCCTTCGCAATTCCCTTGGGGATGCTCATGATTCTCGCAATGCTCATACACGGCCTGATTACGGGGTGTGGCTTAACATATACTCCTCATCCGTGATATACAACGGAAATGGAGGCATTTCTTTCAAATAATATTCTTGCATGAGCAGTTCATAATGAACACGGTTTTCCGCGCAATCTTGCAGAATGGGCAATTTGTGATTATCGTCCATGTAGGCATCGACAGCTTCTTGTACAATGTCCAAATAATGAGGAATCAATCGATCCTTCTCTGTAAAAATTTCATACGTTTGGGTACTCATATAATAATTTTCGATCGGAGTTCCACCTAAATAAGGGACGAGCCGCGCCGTGTTAATCCGATTATCCTTGTCCACAAGAATAGTGCGTTTCACATTTTTTGGCAGATTCGCCTCGAATTGAATAACAGCTTTCTCAATATCTTTCAACGTCGTTTGAATACGTGCCGGCTCTTGATTAGGTTTGTTTCTCCTCCAAAATGTCCACATAGAGCTCCCTCCTCGGCATGTTGGTAAGCGTTCTCAAACTAAGCCTACGGTATAACGATATCGTTGTTTCCTTGATCCTATTATACCATATTTTCCACATTTCTTCTAAGGCAAATGTTAGAATGTAAAGTATACAATTCGTGGAGAAACGGAGGGCACGTACGATGCGTATCGAGCAAATTCATCGGAAAGGCCAAGGCACATATAATGAAGATGCCATCATCATGAACGAGGATCAGCATATTTATGGCGTGGTGGACGGCGTCTCAAGCCTTATTCCAACTGAGCATCCTGGCACTAGCTCCGGTCAGATTGCGGCGCAGCTCATCGCGGAGCATTTCATATTCTCTTCTCATTCAACAACCCTTGTTGAACGCACGCTGACCGCGAATAACCAGCTGCGTCAGATGATGATCGAGGCGCGAACCGACGTCCGCGATGCAAGTGCGCGATGGAGCGCAGTCCATGCAGTTGTTCAGATCAGTCCGCATCATATCGACTGGGTGCAGAGCGGCGATTGTATGATCTATGCGGTGTATGAGCATGGATTCGTTCGCACGGTTACTTATGATGGTGTCGATGTTCACGATAGCCGGGCTCTTTCCTTGTGGAAAACGTTGAACAACATGGAGCTTGTTCATGGGGAACGCCCCTATGAGGTCACCGCACAATTGCAGCGGAATCGACAATATGCGAATCAGCCGGGCGGGTACAGCGTGATGAACGGTGAACCTGAACTCCTGCATCATCTCGAGTCTGGGCGGATCGCTCGCCAAGGTCTCAAGCATTTGCTTATGATTACAGACGGCATTTATCCTTGGCAACCCGCTTATCCCCTTGCTGCGGAGCATCCCCATCACTTTGTTCAAGATGTCATCGATCAAGGATTGCAATCATATGTCGATCAATTATGTCGATGGGAAGCCGAAGATCCGGATTGCAGACGATCCGAACGATTCAAGATGTCTGACGACAAGACAGGAATCCTTATCACCTTATAATCTGCATAACAAAAAGGCGCCCGCTTCGGGCGCCTTCGCTTCACTCTGCATCGATTTATGAATTTAATCCCTTTAGATCCATTGCGACTTTCTCGATCATCTGCACGAAGGCATGCAGCTCTTCCGAGCTGGCTGCTTGGTGACGGGCGTTAAGCGATGTCTGTTCCGACTCCTGCTTCACCTGTACCAACTTGGATTCAATCTGCTCCAGCTTCTCTTGGATTTGCTCCTGTGCCTGGCGAGAAGTTAACGCAAGCTTACGAACCTCATTCGCTACGATCTCGAACCCTCTGCCATGCTCGCCGGCATGCGCCGCTTCAATCGCTGCGTTCAAGCCGAGTAGATGCGTCTGATTGGAAATGCCACGAATGAGCACACCCATTTCCGTGATCTGTTCCACTTCCACGTTCAGGCTCTCGACCAACTCATGAGCATGATCTTGCGATTCCGCAGTCGTAATTGCCGTCTCCGCGATCGTCTGTGCACTCGCATCCAATTCGAGCATCATCGCTGCCAGCTCTTGAACGACAAGACTCACTTGATGCAGCATATGTTCTTTATGATCCACCATGGCTTGAATTTTGTCTTTCTCTTTCAACTCATAGGCCTCAAGCACAAGTTGGGAATCGAAATTGAACATTTTCGAGATCGCATGCACCAATTGCATCCATTGATATGGCAGTTCATTTTTGAGCACCTCAGTCGCAATGTTCAAGTACACCATGTACGTCCCAAGGTACCAATTCGTCGTCAGGCCGATTCGGGAATGCACGCTGCCAATCCGTATTCGATTCGTGATGAATTCCTCGTCAATCACGCCTTGACTGAGCGATATCCAATAATCGGATTGGGTCTGCTTCAATCGTTCAATGGTGCTGAACTTGCCGATCAGCTCCACTAACTCTGGCTGATGCTGAATTTGTGTGTAAAGCCGATCAACTACAAGCTCGACTACCTTGCGAAAAACCTGTTGATTGGAAGCTAGCAATTGCAGGTCTTCTTCCGTGATTCCCGTATATTCTAACTGTCTCAATCGATGCTGTGAAACGTTGATCATAAGTTCCCTGCCCCTTTGAAATATATATATAGGTGTACTACCTGATTATAAGGAATAAAGACTGGAACATACAGGAAATTCCAATATTAATATGGAAATTTTTAGACATCGTATCTATTATTTATTCACGATTTTGATCATATGACGGAAATGATAACCGCTGACCATGATCTCACCATCTACATGATATCCTTTTTTCACGTACAATTGGTAAGCGTTCTCATTATCCATCTCCACGAGCAACGCTAATTTGGTATAACCGCGTTCTATCCCTTGCTGTTCGAACGCATCCATCAGCTTCTTCCCAATCCCTTGACCTTGGTAAGCATCATTCACCGCGACCGAATCCAAATAGTACTCATCATCTTGGGCTTCCTTCACGATCGTGACTTCTTCCCCGCTCACGGATCGAATGCGGTCCACGAAAGGCTTGTCAAGCTCCTCGGTACGACTGCCGTGATAAGCAAGCAAGAAACCTACCACTTGACCCTCCACTTCATAGACGATCGTATTCTCATAACTAAGTCGATTCCCTGGCTGCATGAAAAACTCACCAACAACCGTAAGCGCTTCTTGGTCATCTGTTGTGCCTGCAAGCGTATTGGCAATCCGGCCAATCGCCGCATGCATTAATGGTACGACCTGTGCTACATCTTCTGCTCTTGCTGTTCGAATCATGATTGTCCTTGTCTCCTTCTCGTAATAACATAGATTACTATAAATAATACCATGAATAACGAGGAGAGGCGAAACATCACCGCATAGCTTGTCTTCAATGCCACAATACCGAGCGTCATGGAGCCCAGCGCAATTCCGAAATCAATGGAGTTATAGAACGCCCCGTTCGCAACGCCGCGATTCTCCGGTTTCGCTTTTTGAATCGCCCATGCTTGCAGTGAAGGCTGGAGAGCACCATACCCGATCCCATAGCACAGCGCTGATACGATCAACATGGAGAGCGATGTCGTATAAGAAAGGAGCAGCATCGAGATGATAACCATAACACAACCGATCGGCAGTACGGCACCATGACCTTTGCTGTCATAAATCTTGCCTGAGATCGGACGCACCAGCAGAACAGCAAGCGCATTGAACAAGAAGAACCATCCGACATTTGGAATATGATTTTCTTTGCCGAGCATTGTAATAAACGTGATTAATCCGCCGTAGGTGATGGATAATAGGATATTTAGTCCGCAGGGAAGCAGCGCATCACGGTCCATCAACTTCATCTTCATCGGCGCTTTTCCTTGGCTATCACTCTTCTCTTGCCGATTCATGCGAATCGCGAATGTGATCGGGATGACAAGCGCAATCAGAACAGAAGCTACGACAATTAGCGTACCAAAGCCATAATCATTCAGCAGCCATAGGCCAATAACAGGCGCGATCGACATCGACAAGCTAGTTGATAGACCGAAATAGCCCATCCCTTCACCGATTCTTCGTCTGGGAATGATCTCAGAGACAACAGTACCGTACGTCGTACTAATAATCCCAAATCCGACACCATACACAATGCGAACAAGGA
Proteins encoded:
- a CDS encoding phytanoyl-CoA dioxygenase family protein, with product MSYTRRVLTKEQKEQFEQEGFLIVKGLFAEVDVRIIEETFEMMSRQTIPGHFEPQLDADESDPLARYPRVMHPHRFNDTAKRYMLHAPVLDVLRDLYEEEPLAAQSMFYYKPPGSRGQALHQDNFYLKVEPGNCIAAWTAIDAADEENGGMLIVPKTNKYDIVCPDRADQQESFTTHYVKPPKDQQAIPAVMDKGDVLFFNGNLIHGSYRNKSKDRFRRAFICHYANASASMIGEFYRPLFRADGSEAEMGINPDGGPCGVLFATAYPH
- a CDS encoding helix-turn-helix domain-containing protein, with protein sequence MDRKGEIGMYQEYTKMTFEEEQRIIIAGHYHAPDTYASKRPYGRKDWLMIYTLGGEGYASTPNMNVICRTGDMTLLKPGIPHHYGTRKGEIWHMVWAHFSDQRMEPHLLPHHEIHQQPIENESARHRIYSAFERMITDSTEGGPYAQELCYNALREILMLLAQRGMQKLDARVEETLFLLSQHIRDPLKVDVIARKVGLSPSRLSHLFKENTGCSMIEMLNQMRIRQAALLLKHTDRSAFEVSQDVGFHNYNHFINQFRKLIHMTPSAYREQDPL
- a CDS encoding Rrf2 family transcriptional regulator, translated to MISSRFSVAVHILTLLELHKSGRITSELIAGSVNTNPVVIRRMMSLLNKAGLIHSSPGVAGATLVRPLHDITLLDVYRAVQVGVQEELFAIHENPNPACIVGKNIQSTLEMNFARAQQAMEQELARVTLDQVANDILHAPS
- a CDS encoding DUF3939 domain-containing protein, which translates into the protein MWTFWRRNKPNQEPARIQTTLKDIEKAVIQFEANLPKNVKRTILVDKDNRINTARLVPYLGGTPIENYYMSTQTYEIFTEKDRLIPHYLDIVQEAVDAYMDDNHKLPILQDCAENRVHYELLMQEYYLKEMPPFPLYITDEEYMLSHTP
- a CDS encoding protein phosphatase 2C domain-containing protein — translated: MRIEQIHRKGQGTYNEDAIIMNEDQHIYGVVDGVSSLIPTEHPGTSSGQIAAQLIAEHFIFSSHSTTLVERTLTANNQLRQMMIEARTDVRDASARWSAVHAVVQISPHHIDWVQSGDCMIYAVYEHGFVRTVTYDGVDVHDSRALSLWKTLNNMELVHGERPYEVTAQLQRNRQYANQPGGYSVMNGEPELLHHLESGRIARQGLKHLLMITDGIYPWQPAYPLAAEHPHHFVQDVIDQGLQSYVDQLCRWEAEDPDCRRSERFKMSDDKTGILITL
- a CDS encoding globin-coupled sensor protein, translated to MINVSQHRLRQLEYTGITEEDLQLLASNQQVFRKVVELVVDRLYTQIQHQPELVELIGKFSTIERLKQTQSDYWISLSQGVIDEEFITNRIRIGSVHSRIGLTTNWYLGTYMVYLNIATEVLKNELPYQWMQLVHAISKMFNFDSQLVLEAYELKEKDKIQAMVDHKEHMLHQVSLVVQELAAMMLELDASAQTIAETAITTAESQDHAHELVESLNVEVEQITEMGVLIRGISNQTHLLGLNAAIEAAHAGEHGRGFEIVANEVRKLALTSRQAQEQIQEKLEQIESKLVQVKQESEQTSLNARHQAASSEELHAFVQMIEKVAMDLKGLNS
- a CDS encoding GNAT family N-acetyltransferase; the encoded protein is MIRTARAEDVAQVVPLMHAAIGRIANTLAGTTDDQEALTVVGEFFMQPGNRLSYENTIVYEVEGQVVGFLLAYHGSRTEELDKPFVDRIRSVSGEEVTIVKEAQDDEYYLDSVAVNDAYQGQGIGKKLMDAFEQQGIERGYTKLALLVEMDNENAYQLYVKKGYHVDGEIMVSGYHFRHMIKIVNK
- a CDS encoding MFS transporter, encoding MELAHATEVKPSAAPRLWTKDFILLTVSNLFVYMNLQMITPALPAYVAQKFNVSSFMISFVISMFALSAIATRMYAGVAVSRMRRAPLVIAGLLIFLLSTMTYYGVGAIAFIILVRIVYGVGFGIISTTYGTVVSEIIPRRRIGEGMGYFGLSTSLSMSIAPVIGLWLLNDYGFGTLIVVASVLIALVIPITFAIRMNRQEKSDSQGKAPMKMKLMDRDALLPCGLNILLSITYGGLITFITMLGKENHIPNVGWFFLFNALAVLLVRPISGKIYDSKGHGAVLPIGCVMVIISMLLLSYTTSLSMLIVSALCYGIGYGALQPSLQAWAIQKAKPENRGVANGAFYNSIDFGIALGSMTLGIVALKTSYAVMFRLSSLFMVLFIVIYVITRRRQGQS